One genomic region from Daphnia magna isolate NIES linkage group LG10, ASM2063170v1.1, whole genome shotgun sequence encodes:
- the LOC116931759 gene encoding uncharacterized protein LOC116931759, whose amino-acid sequence MTFILMVLSLSFGIAVADVKLPVPLAFRTAPNPQDNYCNPLRPPACVDSRFGFCISDDDYPVDHIQAAVEYSELAKKFSYKTVPREESVRRPVRLSQGNNCISTNLLLKPIQMPNLNGNWRVIVQDTKGIIQRERIVACSRPGDFCHVPEHPFGGCHESRCSQKFVVGELLAYDPCAPSRGVFVDSFKMQSACNCLLSRSKC is encoded by the exons ATGACATTTATTTTa ATGGTTTTGTCTCTGTCTTTTGGAATTGCTGTCGCTGATGTTAAACTTCCAGTACCGCTTGCATTCCGTACAGCACCCAATCCGCAGGATAACTATTGTAATCCATTACGGCCACCTGCGTGTGTTGACAGCAGGTTCGGTTTTTGCATAAGTGACGATGATTACCCAGTGGATCACATTCAG GCGGCCGTTGAGTATTCCGAATTAGCCAAGAAATTCAGTTACAAAACAGTTCCAAGGGAAGAGAGTGTCCGTCGTCCCGTACGGTTGAGCCAGGGGAATAATTGCATATCGACCAATCTTCTGCTCAAACCGATCCAAATGCCCAATCTGAATGGAAACTGGCGTGTCATTGTCCAGGACACGAAAGGAATTATTCAACGTGAACGAATCGTTGCTTGCTCCCGGCCGGGGGATTTCTGTCACGTTCCAGAACATCCGTTCGGCGGATGTCACGAAAGCCGCTGCAGCCAGAAATTTGTTGTTGGAGAACTGTTAGCTTACGATCCATGCGCTCCTTCCCGTGGTGTCTTTGTCGattcttttaaaatgcaaTCGGCCTGTAATTGCCTCCTATCCCGTTCCAAATGTTGA
- the LOC116931754 gene encoding protein spaetzle, translating to MSINLLIVAVLAIGAFASPDPNYKPRPPQYGAPPRYEYVEIPHCAKNTTKSWCLEDSEYPRHEVQQALDEHYQAVLAFYKDKLASTENSVDGLDKLNDEIYLCPSSTGYIRPLRAINVDGKWRTIINNVESYGIKYTQTARVEECDVVVGTNCPLVESCYDSKCIQKNMFHRFLVYNPYEENFPFAIEKFKLPGSCGCVVGAFHL from the exons ATGTCCATCAACCTCTTG ATTGTTGCTGTTTTAGCGATTGGAGCTTTCGCTTCTCCTGATCCCAACTATAAACCTCGTCCTCCACAGTACGGCGCTCCACCCAGATACGAATACGTCGAGATTCCGCATTGCGCTAAAAACACAACCAAATCCTGGTGTCTCGAAGACTCTGAATATCCTCGACACGAAGTTCAACAAGCTCTAGATGAACACTACCAGGCCGTTCTCGCTTTTTACAAGGACAAATTGGCCAGCACGGAAAACTCTGTCGACGGACTGGACAAGTTGAACGACGAGATTTACCTTTGCCCGAGTTCCACTGGCTACATCCGTCCTCTTCGTGCCATCAACGTCGATGGCAAATGGCGCACAATCATCAACAACGTCGAGTCTTATGGCATCAAATACACCCAAACTGCTCGTGTGGAAGAATgtgatgttgttgttgggacCAATTGTCCCTTAGTCGAGTCGTGCTACGACTCGAAATGCATCCAGAAGAACATGTTCCATCGCTTTTTGGTTTACAACCCCTATGAGGAAAATTTCCCATTCGCAATTGAGAAATTCAAACTTCCTGGCTCGTGCGGATGTGTCGTCGGAGCTTTCCATCTTTAA
- the LOC116931744 gene encoding uncharacterized protein LOC116931744: MISSSCQSSLTSNMTSVLGLVILCLVFWVDSSTIENRDFSGPLWYPSSLFRFTRPSTSSRSINRPAPLLYGSSTNAIQRPFNPFSRIDVHNKTDVLIPIVVTTTPATTTSTTPATTTTTLTPTNLKSVKFCNPNAPPPCVNKRFGFCINDEEYPDDDIKLATEFSELADKFSSKSIGDDEPIGSLANTVNNTGCVTTSLIVKPLRAQNIDGDWRIIVQDARNIFQWTLMAVCGNPDASCHNPERITPVFCFNGKCKQLFAVRRLLAFDPCNPNRQVFVDSFKLPTECSCRLSRMSCFYKYDV, encoded by the exons ATGATCTCCAGCTCCTGTCAATCTTCTTTAACAAGCAACATGACATCCGTATTG gGGCTTGTGATCCTTTGCCTCGTCTTTTGGGTTGATTCATCGACTATTGAAAATAGGGACTTTTCCGGTCCACTCTGGTATCCTTCGAGTTTATTCAGGTTCACTAGACCATCGACAAGCAGCCGCTCAATAAATCGCCCAGCTCCACTGTTATACGGATCATCGACCAATGCCATTCAGCGGCCGTTCAATCCCTTCAGTCGTATTGATGTCCACAATAAAACTGACGTTTTGATTCCAATTGTCGTAACAACAACTCCAGCAACGACAACGTCAACAActccagcaacaacaacgacaacaTTAACCCCAACAAACCTGAAGTCTGTCAAATTTTGTAACCCAAATGCACCACCTCCGTGTGTCAACAAACGGTTTGGTTTCTGCATAAACGACGAAGAGTATCCCGACGACGACATTAAA TTGGCTACAGAGTTCTCCGAATTGGCAGACAAATTCAGCTCCAAATCGATTGGCGATGACGAACCGATTGGTTCACTAGCCAACACAGTTAACAATACCGGTTGCGTGACCACCAGTCTGATTGTTAAACCATTACGAGCACAAAATATCGACGGGGACTGGAGAATTATCGTCCAAGATGCCAGGAACATCTTTCAATGGACATTAATGGCCGTATGTGGCAATCCCGACGCCAGTTGTCATAATCCCGAACGAATCACTCccgtcttttgttttaacgGCAAATGCAAACAATTGTTTGCCGTTCGACGACTTCTAGCCTTCGATCCGTGTAATCCTAATCGTCAAGTATTTGTCGATTCGTTTAAATTGCCAACTGAATGCAGTTGCCGCCTTTCTCGAATGTCTTGCTTCTATAAATATGATGTTTGA